The Marivivens sp. LCG002 genome contains a region encoding:
- a CDS encoding iron ABC transporter permease, giving the protein MSEQSGQIFRPSQRAIRIDPWSMGALFIAVLVLLPIIAVIWFALTPTENVWGHLISTTLPRYLANTGILMFSVGLLTSMVGTGAAWLMVMYRFKGRRWLQWALLMPLAVPAYVGAYALVDFLEYAGPVQTTLREMFGWENSRDYWFPAIRSHWAAILVLSASLYPYVYILARAAFREQSGAGYEVARALGVGPFGRFIRVGLPLARPAIAAGAAVVMMETVNDFGTVDFFAVQTLTTGIFTVWLQGGNLGGAAQIATLVLTLIVLLVTLEKLSRRRSRFYGSARGARPVVPTELKGLQSWLAGALCFVPFFMGFVLPVAVLLTHAMDAAEWVAPGLLKALWHTLATGGAAAVLTVLGGVLMVYGVRLSGKALPRLLMPITAIGYASPGAVLGLGILIPLAALDNRIADGILALTGWDPGLMLTGTAFALVLAYCVRFFAIAQSSADAAFGRVSPSLQAAARSLGQSAGGALRTVYAPLMRASLGSTLLLVFVDCVKELPATLLLRPFNYNTLATRVHEKASLEKIAEAAPAALMITLVGLIAVALLARANK; this is encoded by the coding sequence ATGTCCGAGCAAAGTGGTCAGATATTCCGCCCGAGCCAACGCGCCATTCGCATCGACCCATGGTCGATGGGGGCGCTTTTCATCGCGGTTTTGGTGCTTTTACCGATCATCGCGGTGATCTGGTTTGCACTGACCCCGACCGAAAACGTCTGGGGGCATCTGATTTCGACGACTTTGCCGCGCTATCTCGCCAATACGGGTATCTTGATGTTCTCGGTCGGGCTCTTGACCTCGATGGTGGGCACGGGTGCGGCTTGGCTGATGGTGATGTATCGCTTCAAGGGACGCCGCTGGCTCCAGTGGGCGCTTTTGATGCCGCTTGCGGTGCCGGCCTATGTCGGGGCCTATGCTCTGGTCGATTTCCTTGAATACGCAGGGCCCGTGCAAACCACGCTGCGCGAGATGTTCGGCTGGGAGAATTCCCGCGATTACTGGTTCCCCGCGATCCGCAGCCATTGGGCCGCGATCCTTGTGCTCTCGGCGTCGCTTTATCCTTACGTCTATATCCTCGCACGCGCGGCTTTCCGCGAGCAAAGCGGGGCAGGGTATGAGGTCGCGCGCGCCTTGGGTGTCGGTCCGTTTGGCCGCTTTATCCGCGTCGGGCTTCCGCTCGCCCGTCCCGCAATCGCGGCAGGTGCGGCGGTCGTGATGATGGAAACCGTCAACGATTTCGGCACCGTCGATTTCTTTGCCGTCCAGACCCTGACCACAGGGATTTTCACCGTCTGGCTTCAGGGGGGCAACCTCGGCGGCGCGGCCCAGATCGCGACGCTGGTTCTGACGCTCATCGTGCTGCTTGTGACTCTTGAGAAGCTCTCGCGCCGGAGAAGTCGTTTCTATGGCTCGGCCCGTGGCGCACGGCCCGTGGTTCCGACCGAATTGAAGGGGCTGCAAAGCTGGCTTGCGGGGGCCTTGTGTTTCGTGCCGTTCTTCATGGGCTTCGTGCTGCCTGTTGCGGTGCTCTTGACCCATGCGATGGATGCGGCCGAATGGGTGGCCCCCGGTTTGCTCAAGGCGCTGTGGCATACGCTCGCCACAGGCGGGGCGGCGGCAGTCCTCACCGTGCTCGGGGGCGTGCTCATGGTTTACGGGGTGCGTTTGTCGGGCAAGGCGCTGCCGCGGCTTTTGATGCCGATCACCGCGATCGGTTATGCCTCTCCCGGCGCAGTGCTCGGGCTTGGTATCCTCATCCCGCTTGCAGCCCTTGATAACCGTATCGCCGACGGGATTCTGGCTTTGACGGGCTGGGACCCGGGCCTGATGCTGACGGGAACGGCCTTTGCCCTTGTTCTGGCCTATTGCGTGCGTTTCTTCGCCATCGCGCAAAGCTCTGCCGATGCCGCCTTTGGCCGTGTCTCGCCCAGTCTGCAAGCCGCAGCGCGCTCCTTGGGGCAGTCCGCAGGCGGCGCACTCCGCACGGTTTACGCACCCTTGATGCGGGCGTCGCTCGGCTCGACCTTGCTGCTGGTCTTTGTCGATTGCGTCAAAGAGCTTCCTGCCACGCTTTTGCTCAGACCCTTTAACTACAATACCTTGGCGACCCGAGTTCATGAGAAAGCCTCGCTCGAAAAGATCGCCGAGGCCGCGCCCGCCGCGCTTATGATCACGCTCGTGGGGCTGATTGCGGTCGCACTTCTGGCCAGAGCAAATAAGTAA
- a CDS encoding DUF2312 domain-containing protein, with protein MNDVTDTANSVAGQELRQFIERYERLEAEKKDIADAQKEVMAEAKGRGYDTKVMRKVIALRKRDADDIAEEEAIMDMYKAALGM; from the coding sequence ATGAACGACGTCACCGATACCGCAAATTCCGTCGCAGGTCAGGAACTCCGCCAGTTCATCGAGCGCTATGAGCGTCTCGAGGCCGAGAAGAAAGACATTGCCGATGCGCAAAAGGAAGTCATGGCAGAGGCCAAGGGCCGCGGCTATGACACCAAGGTGATGCGCAAGGTCATCGCGCTTCGCAAGCGCGACGCCGATGATATCGCCGAAGAAGAGGCGATTATGGACATGTATAAGGCCGCACTCGGCATGTAA
- a CDS encoding enoyl-CoA hydratase-related protein: MGQPVSFKVSGHVAEIVLDAPPANALKPPVRIALLEAIERVEQDRSLRALVLRAEGKMFSAGGDIREAEAEAEPTLRQICTRLENLSVPVIAGIQGTALGGGAELALAAHFRLFSETAQIGFPDVTLGLVPSAGASQRLPRIVGAEASLKLLLEARTISAETAREIKLANGIVKGAMHQACMHLANMLIEKEVTAIPAKDRREMMTDGIGFLNAVKTKRAAVERSPLLAPKRIIDCIEAAILMPFEIANEVEEAAREETAKSDQSRALRHMFIAERRISPMLLGRGENGRRLPGLEAGTEVVDRLRHVLRASINHAAAQGVAYAKIDGALLSLGFAKGPFEVEKPVLAGKEVEILRRRFLAALMAEGARMVEAGLVARASDIDALAVHGMGFPRWRGGPMKAAHLVGLVSLRNDMRKWKEESRIWDVPQMLDEAVKYSGGFDALLRIDADA; the protein is encoded by the coding sequence ATGGGTCAGCCGGTTAGTTTCAAAGTCTCTGGGCATGTTGCGGAAATCGTGCTCGATGCACCCCCCGCGAATGCGCTCAAACCTCCTGTGCGCATCGCCTTGCTCGAGGCGATCGAGCGGGTGGAGCAGGACCGCTCGCTACGGGCGCTCGTTCTGCGGGCCGAGGGCAAGATGTTCTCGGCGGGCGGTGATATCCGCGAAGCCGAGGCCGAAGCCGAACCCACTCTGCGCCAGATTTGCACGCGTTTGGAAAACCTCTCTGTGCCTGTGATCGCGGGCATTCAGGGCACTGCCCTCGGGGGCGGGGCCGAGCTTGCTCTCGCGGCGCATTTCCGGCTTTTCTCCGAAACCGCGCAGATCGGCTTTCCCGATGTGACATTGGGCCTTGTGCCTTCGGCTGGGGCGAGCCAGCGGCTCCCGCGCATCGTCGGGGCCGAGGCGAGCCTCAAGCTTCTCCTTGAAGCGCGCACCATCTCGGCGGAAACCGCACGAGAGATCAAACTCGCCAACGGGATCGTCAAAGGCGCGATGCATCAGGCCTGTATGCATCTGGCCAATATGCTGATCGAGAAAGAAGTCACAGCCATTCCCGCCAAAGATCGGCGCGAGATGATGACCGACGGCATCGGGTTCCTGAATGCGGTGAAAACCAAACGGGCCGCGGTTGAGCGCAGCCCGCTCCTTGCGCCCAAGCGGATCATCGACTGTATCGAAGCCGCGATCCTTATGCCGTTTGAGATTGCAAACGAGGTTGAGGAGGCGGCCCGAGAGGAGACCGCCAAGAGCGACCAGTCCCGTGCGCTGCGTCATATGTTCATCGCAGAGCGCCGCATCTCGCCGATGCTGTTGGGGCGCGGTGAAAACGGACGGCGTCTTCCCGGTCTTGAAGCGGGAACCGAGGTCGTAGACCGTCTGCGCCATGTTTTGCGCGCCTCGATCAATCATGCTGCGGCCCAAGGCGTGGCCTATGCCAAAATCGACGGAGCGCTCCTTAGTCTCGGATTTGCCAAAGGGCCTTTCGAGGTGGAAAAGCCTGTTCTTGCAGGCAAGGAAGTCGAAATTCTCCGCCGCAGGTTTCTGGCGGCATTGATGGCCGAAGGCGCGCGGATGGTAGAGGCGGGGCTTGTCGCGCGGGCCTCGGACATCGATGCGCTCGCGGTGCACGGCATGGGGTTCCCGCGCTGGCGCGGCGGCCCGATGAAGGCCGCGCATCTTGTGGGGCTTGTTTCCCTGCGCAACGATATGCGCAAATGGAAAGAGGAAAGCCGCATTTGGGACGTGCCGCAAATGCTTGATGAAGCAGTGAAATATTCAGGCGGCTTTGACGCGCTCTTGCGGATCGACGCCGACGCTTAG
- a CDS encoding metalloregulator ArsR/SmtB family transcription factor gives MDKAADEAAEVLKVLSNPARLRILCALLPGERCVGDLEEMLGASQSYVSGQLARMRSEGLVACDRDGRTINYKIADPRIGPILERLYEVFCPDIKLD, from the coding sequence ATGGATAAAGCAGCAGACGAGGCCGCAGAGGTTCTCAAAGTGCTTTCCAACCCTGCAAGGCTTAGAATTCTTTGCGCCTTGCTCCCTGGAGAGCGATGTGTAGGGGATCTCGAAGAGATGCTCGGCGCGAGCCAATCCTATGTATCGGGCCAGTTGGCACGGATGCGGTCCGAAGGGCTTGTCGCTTGCGACCGTGATGGCCGCACGATCAATTACAAGATCGCAGACCCGCGCATCGGTCCGATCCTCGAACGTCTTTACGAAGTATTTTGTCCCGACATCAAACTCGATTGA